In the genome of Candoia aspera isolate rCanAsp1 chromosome 4, rCanAsp1.hap2, whole genome shotgun sequence, the window GGCAATTGTTGCGATCCCAGCCCTTTTCCTTTGGGGACTGAAATTGGGTCactgttctttccttttccagaacCCATCTTTTCTCTGCAGCTTCTGGCTGATACTTTACGAACTTGCCTTGTTGACAACTGGCCAGACTTCAACAATTGGTCATGCAATTTGCACAAAGactccttttccttctgtttgctTCTTGCCTGCTTGAAAGCTTTTGCCTCAGCAACTGTGTTTAGGGCTGTTATACAGAAGTGGCCCAGTAGAAATCCTTTTCAGATTGTTGGCCATGTAATCATTCGcggcaacccccctccccaaaaatagAAAAGCACAGAATCGTTTGGCCCATCAAGGAGCAATAAGGCGCGTTGCCATGCCATAAATAAAAACTGTGTGAAAATTCACTGGCTTCGCAcgtccaattatttatttttcagcatttttacaGAAGGGAAtttctgttttagtttgtttccacAGCTCTAAGCCAGAAGGGAGAGTGTGGATTTGCAAAGCCAACCACTAACCTCCAAATCTTGTTGTTCCAAAGGAAAACCGGTCATCACGGTCTCTCCTGAAGTGATCACACTCAAAGAATCGGAGCCCATCAGATTGCTGAAAATTGAAGTAAGCCCTCATGCTGGGAAGTGGGAAGAGGAGGACAAGAATGACCTGATTCGTAACGTCAGGGCGGGAGAGAGACCAACGTGGCAGATCCATGGCAGCTTCTTCTGCCTGTCTTAGGGTGAGCAAGATCTCCCTGAAATCACAGCTGGAGAGATTGACTTCTTGGTGGAGCAGGAGGGATTCCTGATGCCCGGTGCGGAGAAGGGACCACTGTCCCCTGAGGCTGCTCTCAGGAAAAGGCGTGCGGAGGAAGGTGAGAGGAGAAAAGGAGAGGGCCCCATGGGATTCGGTGGGAGCTTTAGGCCTTTTCTTGGTCCTGAAACTCAGGAACATTTTAGGGGTATCAAATCTACCAATGGTCTTCTCCCCGGCGGCCTCTGTTGTCTTCGGAAATCCCcaaggagggagaggggaggccATGCTTGAAATCCAGGGACAGCCTCTGGTTCATCTCTAAGATCTTTCCAAGGAGATGGGAGTCAAGCATTAGGATAGCAGGGAAAATCAGCTGGTGAGTCTGGAGTTCTATCTCAGCAGACCATATTGAGGACAGCAGCCTCTTTGAACATCCCAGCCCTCCAAATATGCAGTGCCCCTCACCCTTTAGCTGCCAGGGTCATGGTTTTGGATCAGAAGCCACCACAACTGAAGATCCCCTGGTTGGGAAGGGCTGGTCTGCCCCATCTCCATAtgagtagaggtagtcctcgggttacaacagcagttgggaccgggaactccgtcgctaagtgacatggttgtaaaTCATGACACCATGTGACTgcgtcgcttagcaatggcaattccagcagtcctggttgctgtcgttaaACAAGAACTGCATGGGTCatttaagtgaggacctcacatgattgcAGCTTTCAActtcctgccggtttccccagtgggaagctggcaggaaacatcagaaatcacaatcatgtgaccatgggggcactgcgacggctggaactctgaggacccgTGGtgagtccccctcgttcagtgccttcataactttgaacggtcactgaatgaatggtcgtaacctgagggctacctgtatagagagggagggaggaagaagaaagaattgtAATCTGTTTCCTCTCATTGAGGGACTTACTCAACTTCCgcaattttttttctggaggcTATGAAAGTTTGTGAAcggagagaaaaaaaggacgcCTTGGTTACAGGGTTCTGCAGAGTGGTTACAATAGGGGTCCTCTCCCCCCTGCCCGTTTCCAAAACTTCTTCTAGCTTCCCAATTAGCTCCCTGTCTCATTTTGTAGCTCCTCCACCCACTTTTCTTCCTTGGTTCATTGGTTGCACGTttttcccttcacttttttccaGAACCTGTGGAGGAAGCCAGAGAGCGAGAGCCTGGGGTGTCCTTGGGGCTGTCCCCTCCGACAGGGTAAAAGATGCGACCGGGAGCCTTCTCTGGATGCTCCCAGTTGGGCTGTGGGTGAATCTGGGTGGCAGGCCCAGGCAGGGTTCAAAGGGAGGGGTAGGGCGGTGGAGAACAGGCAGAGAGAATGATTTGAAACGGGGAAGAATTGATCAAAGAGGCTTCTGAAGGGGGAGAACCCCCTGTGAGTTGCACCCTCTCTTCCTGGCTTGGCTTGTGGTCAAACAGTGGCAGTGGGCTTGCTGGATTTCGGAAACTTGTCCAGAAGTGTACAAAGGAATTTAAACTATCTCTGGGAgatagttactttttttttttttgcctgtctTGAGCATGGTTTTTTGAAGTTGGTGGCCTTGAGCTGATGCCAGAATAAATTGAAAAAGCAGCATCTTTTCTTCTCCTATATGACTGTGCTTCATAGCCACAATCGGCCTCCCCACATCTGAGGGGGGGTGTCTCTCCTGTGACATCTGTGCCTGTGTGGGAGTGTCCCGTTTTGTAGTGGGACCATCCACTGGCCACGcgagcatggaattctgggagttgtagtctaaacgGGGTGGGGAACAGTTTCACTGGATGCCCACCCCTGCTTTCaataaccccaccccaccccaccaatcGCTACAGCTGATAACTTGGGGTGTCTTGATCGCAAACTGGTCTCCACCAGTcgcttttcctattcttttccaCCAGAAATGCCATGAGTTCCCTAGGTGCTCATAACaatgtatttgggggggggggtcctgtgGTCTCCCAAAGAGTAGCAAATCTCTTGCCCCTTGAAGCTCCTCAGGCATGGCCAGCTGCTCCTCCTACATGACAGCGGCTCATGCCACTGATGGAGgcagaaggaaacagaaggaaaatgggcatttcatttttattttatttttgtggggGGACAGGATTGCAGAGGAGACATTGGCTGTGAAAGAAATGGGGCTGCTGTTGAGAGAGGAGACCCGGCCCTCCATAAGCATCCCTCTGCAGCCTTTGGGTGAGTGGTCTGCGTCCCTCATGGGAAGGAGGCACGGCTGGGGTCAGGGGTCGGAGGGCAAAGGCCAGGATCCATGGAGCCCCTTGCAAGCAAATTTTCACTTTGACTTGACTCAAAGAAGGCCTGGTTCTGTGAGAACAGCATATAATTCGTGGGCAAAGGCTCCCAGTTTTAATCTGCTGCAAGATATTGAATAACTTTGACACCTCTGAAGCCCAAGTTCCACGTACTTATTTTTTTAGCTTCACAAACCACCCAATAAACGTTATACAGAATAAAACGTGCGCGTGTGTTCGGATTGGGCTGAGGCACCGGGAGAATGTAACCGTTGGTGCTTAATGAGGcctgacattttcttttttcctctgcctTTAATCTTTCCTCTCCTAGGACAATCCTCTTAGCTCTAGCATGTTTTATGTGGGCAAGAAAAACGTGGTTGTTTTCCAAACACCTTGGGGAAACCGCTTGTCGTTGCTTTCGTTAATCCGAAGCGTTGCTCCTTATCTTTAGAAATTACTCCTCCGGCAGAGGAACCGAGGTTCCCACCTTCTCCCCCTTCACCCAGGGTTAGCGCTGAGGTAGAGCAGCGCGCCCTGTTGAGTCCTGAGGTGAGAGAAAAGGAGGCTGGCAAGGAGGGGGTAGAGCGGAGGCTGCCCACACGAAGAGTGCAAGCCGCATCCCCAAAATTCTCCCGTGTTTTTTCCAGCTCCGTCTGCCTGACTACGAGCCGTCTCCGCAACGCCCCTCTAAGCGGCGAAGGCAGCTGCGTTTCATAGATGTTGTGACCCAGATTTCCCGGGAAGATTTCCAGAAACAGATCTCGGATCCGCACACGCAGTGCCAGCCACTGGTAGACATTTGATACAGGGCGATGGGGGCTTCAACTGCATGTGGAACTCCAGTTCCCCTCCTGTTGCATTTCTTCTCTCCTCTGGCAGACATCCAGGGAGTTTTGCTATGGGACTGTAGGGGCATTCTCAGCCAAAACAAAAGAGCGTTCCAAAATCTTGCCTCCCCAAATCCTCAATCCGGTGGATTCCCTTTCATCACCCCTATACattctaatgcagcctttctcaaccttttgaccctggaaggaCCCTTCaagtattttccaggccttggggaacccctgcccattcaggctcacgATAGcccagaatttacaaaattattatattcgtttcctgggtaggcctgtctatatgcacgaacagtgttcttaaactgaaaataaagaatgaaactgacctcttgaatgtgaagttgcctgaatttgaaataattttttaaataaaccgtggtCTCCCTGGGAACCCCTAGTCACCTCTGATGGATCCCGAGGGAGCCGTGGAACCCTGCTTGAGGAAGCCTGGTCTAATGCTTGATGTTTCCCCTGCCATTTGTTTAGGAGATGGTACTCCTGCCGGCAAAGAGATTAAAGACTCCAGCAGAGCTGCTGGGCAAGCCAACGTATGGTAAATGAATGTCCTTGTCTCTGTGATTCCCCAGGTTGTTCTCTTCCCCTCTCTCGTACTTCGCAGGAGGCAAATGTTTTGTCTCACATCAATGCCCCAGAATAAAACAGGACCTAACCTGACCGGTGGGAACAACACAGACTTCTTCTTTCCATTGTTTAGGACCTGGCTTGGACTGTGTGTGCTATCGTACTAATTGACTTGTGCAAATCTAAATGTAGGGTGGAGTTAACTCTGCTCAGTTCCCATCTTGGACTGAATTGCCACCTTGCGTTACTTCAGCCTGCAATGATGGAAAACGCAAATTATCTAGCGTGCTGGGTTCTCAAACCATGGAATCCTTGCACTGTCACTCAGTTAGGATGGTTTATCTCAGTGTAAGATGCTGCATCAGGCTCTCCCTCTTAAGGTTCACAGTTTCAGTTAGGCTCTTGGGTGCATCGGAAATGGTAGCCTTCCTTGTAGTTAGCTTCGTTTGCAAAATTGGGCTGGGGTGGAGCAGCCTCAGAAGAACTAATAAAACAACAGAACAGAGTGTTCTGGGTCAAAGTTAGCTTTCAGTCTTCGGCACGGTGCAAATGACCTTAAAAGGCACAGACCTGAGCTACGATGAAAAATGAACACAGCTTTAATCTAGCAAGTTCAGCTCTGGAATGAGTTTTGATTTCTGGTGCCATCATTGGTAAACCTGCAGTAAAGGTGAAATGAAAGTAATGAAGGCTTGATAATATTAAGAGGATGGGTGGAGGGTAATGTTCTGACTGCTGTTGGTTTAAAGTCCTTGGAagccacttctgagaaacctatCAAAGCTCATGGTGCAAAATCAAACTGTTCTGAGTTAAAATGAAACGTTAAGCAATGGTCTGTCCAGCTCATGTTTTCCAACGGTAGCAATTTCCAAgggggtgtggacttcaaatcccagaattccatagccaccgtggccattgatgagaattctgtcTGGGATCTGCCATGGTTGGGTAAAGCTGAAGGCTGTCTGGGTGCAAATCAGAGAGATGTggtcagggatgtccacagggtatggtcaaaaaagtcaaaatggcagttgCAGTGGTGCacttgaagctctgcctgttttctgTGGCCATTCCCAGCCAATGTGACATGGTTTCTGTGATTTGATTGGAGTTATGATCTAACATAGCCATCCCCAGTCAGTCccctccaggtgtgttgggactctcactcccagaattccctggataACCATACTGGCATTGGGGTCGAGGGAGCTGCCATCCTGCTATCAGGAAGGCATCAGGGTGGGAAAAGCTTAACATCTCTGGCGGGCATTACAGTAGTCCTCGCTtcatgactgccctgtttagcaactgttcaaagtcaTGACGCCGTTGAAGAAGTAACTTCATGACCAGTCCTTGcttttatgactgtcacagcatcctgcagtcatgtgatcaccattcaggtgcttcacagctggcgggcatttatgaccgtcacagtgtccggTGCCCATGTGATAGCCACATGGCACTTCACAGCCACcttctgacaagcagagccaatggggaagctggcagtaaaCTTGCAAGTCACAGTCGTGTGAggtctcgcttaacgaccgcaggtgatttgtttaatgaccgtggtagaagtgaggtcataagcctgttgtggtcatgtgatgtcttgcttaatgaccatgttgcttagtgacacaGTTGCCAGTTCCATTTgtggttcttaagtgaggactacctatattttgaGAAAAGCTTATCTGGGGATTTTGGAGGAGGGCTGCCAGCTCAAGGTTTTGAAATTTAAGCCCCTCCACCTCCCTTTTCAGCAATAAAACACTGCCTTTGCCCTGTTATCCCACCCATGCTGCTTTTCCCTTTgcccaggatggatgcaccccACTCTCCATGGCCTTTGGGCCCGCTGCGCCAATGTCCAGCAGGTGAACTATGCCAAGCAGCGAGTCGCTGAGGAGGAAGCACGAAGAGCTGAGGTTCCCAGCGAGCTTGAGGTAAAGATTTAGACTCAAAATCTCTCAGCAGCTGGCAGAAGTGACAGTTTagggaagtgtttctcaaccttggcatctttaagctgtgtgaacttcaactcccagaattccccagccagctggggaattctgggagttgaagtccacacagcttaaagatgccaaggttgagaacactgctttAGGGACTAAAAATCTGCCTCTTCTCAGTCCCCACTCTGCGTGATTACTGAGGATCAGGCCTCCCATGGAGAAGTCACACAGCAGACAAGATGCTCAAAGGTGGGCCCCGGTGGGCCTCAGTTTCCCCTTGCCTCGACGCACTTTAGAGCGcagctggggtgggggaggggggaggggagaggaacacGTTGCCGTCTCTCCGTGGTCACCCCCTCCTGTGTGCTGGTGCCTTTCATGTGTGAACCCACGGCACATGTGTGCCAAAAGGCGCTCACAGCAACCGCACTCCCCACAATGTCCGCCTGCAGAGGTGACTGTGGAAAGCATCTTTGTCGCAATAGCTGGGAGGACGGGTCTGCCCAAGGGGGTTTCCCTGTTGAACCCGTGACTCCAGCCAGATTAGCGCTTCCGCCAGTGTTTCCTGTCTGACTTCTGTGCCCAAGTTAGGGCGTTGCCCATGAACTGTGTGCGATCAGCCCGCTGCACGAGGGTAGGACTGCTTCCAGCTTGCTTTTTTCTGGAACGCTTGCGTGGAAGATTGCCTGATGGGAGAGCAGAGCGGCCGACGAATTGTCTTTTGGGATGCGATCTCCTGACGGATGAAATCGTAGCTTCTGACCCTGTCCCTATGCGTTTGCAGAGGGTGGGATACTGTTGCTGCCTCGTGGGGTTCCGGTGGCTTGAGGGTGACATTTATCTTCCTTCTACTAAGCAATGTGAGAGCAGGGAAAGGTGATCTTATCAGGAAACCTAGCCCAAAGGGCcacttgttttttctttcataaaaatATTGTGTGTTAACACGGTAGCAAATCACTGGCTTTACAAAATACAGAGAGAGACAGttttggtatagtggtgaaggtgctagcCTAGAAAGCAGGCgacggtgagttctagtactgccttagggaggaaggccagctgggtgactttgggccagtccctctctctcagcccaagagccaatcaggcgtggtaggagagttctagtcccgccttagccatgaaagccggctgggtgactttgggccagtccctctctctcagcccaagagccaatcaggcgtggtaggagagttctagtcccgccttagccatgaaagccggctgggtgactttgggccagtccctccctctcagcccaagagccaatcgggtgtggtatgagagttctagtcccgccttagccatgaaagctggctgggtgactttgggccagtccctctctgtcagcccaacccaccttgcagggttgttgttaaGTATATTTACTCCCTTGAGTTGTATATTTACTCCCTTGAGTCCAGATCGATcgaagtatctatctatctaccatctatctatcatctatctatctatgccaggaataataatagaattaataataataatacagtgatGGCTGCTTCCAGTTTCAGAGAGAGAGTCTCAGTGGAGGTTGACCGATAGCCATTGATGCAATTAAGCTTCATATTCAGAGTAGTTCAtctcggtgtttttcaaacttggccactttaagatgtgtggacttcaactcccagaattccccggccagcatgctgccaagtttgaaaatgaTGCTGTAGCACCAGGAAAAGGCTGTCCGTCAGGTCGGAGACTTCCTGGAAGCAGCTGACTTGGACGAAACAGAACGTTGAAATGTCCATCCGTCTCCTTTGGGTGgaaatcatggtctcccagtcATCTGTTGTCACTTGAGCGAAATGCTGGTCTGAAGGACAAGGTCTGCAGCTATAAACCAGGAATCCTAAATTGGACCATCGTGAGCATTCCCTATGAGTCTCCCAGTCTTCAAAGGCCCCCCGTTTTGCCTGCTTCCCGCCTGTTCCTGGCCTCAGCTGCTCTCTCCCACCTTAAAGGATCCATTGCATGACAACTAAGTCCATGGAATGTCCATGGACACCTTGTGACATCACAGCAAGTCAGCCAATCACACCGAGGAGGCTGCCATTGGCTCTGGGAGCAAGTTATTTAACTTCTGGGACCATTTTTGCCTTTGGCTCACTGTTCCTTGTCCATGAGGCCTGGtgttctccctttccttctgcaGGAGCTGCGAGCTGCTGAAGAGCCAAGCGGGCCTCCTGTGGGCTCCTCAGGTGAGTTCTCGGATTGACCTCCAGAGAGCACTGGATACTGCGCTAATTCCCTCTCCTTTCCGTGCTCCAAAAGATGGAAAGTGGGCCCTCCGTGATGGATTTTTGGTCCTCCTTGCAGAAATATCCCTCGAGACAACTGATGAAGAACCTCGTCCAAGCTTGGTGATAACCGAAGAGAGGTAAATCTCAGCTATGTGTCAGCCTGCCCCCCCAGAATTTGGCCTCTTGGGGAAACAAATCTTCTTGGCATCTGACTCTTCCTTCTCTGCTCCACAGGATTCTCCTAGAACCAGAAGAAAGGATCTTGCCTGTCGTGCCCGAACTCCCTGAAATAAGTTTTGACCTGCCGCCAGCGAAGGACGTGATCACCTTGGACTATGTCCGCAGGTAAGGTGAGCCTTGGTCCCCCTCTTTTAAAGGGAGAATTCCAGCACTTCCCACAAAACCCGTGTTTCCGTCTTGTAAATGTTTAGAAAGCactgtgtcctaacaaccaggaaacacactgagacaaggaactggtctctaatatttattgctagtacttaacaggaatcctaacaaactgaagaagcgtgggaaaaacccagacatgtaacccccaagggttaaggcggtcccgatctgtgtctctttgaatggctgaacagttcctcagtgctacgcatgcgcttgacagtctggatgggagccccctgctcgccatccttactcatgacatcctgcttcttttaaaaataaagctgccCTTTCTCGAGAGGAAGCTGCTAAGGGACCCTCAGAAGTGgtgggagagaggaggagacGGGGGAATCGCTATTCTTTGGCCCCTCATTTCGTGGCACCCCCTTTTTGCTCCGAACAGCCAAACCATCCTTGGCCTTGGGGCAAACTTCTCCTCTGATTTCCCCCGGCAGGTTGGTTGCGGCCAAACTGGAACAGGCCGGAGAGATCGATTTTGATCAGCTGGTGCCCCCGACAGCTTCTCGGGCCGTTGCCAGCCGTTTCTTCTACGTCTGTTTGGGTGCGTGTTTTTTAAGGAAAACGTACTGATCCCGGTGCTGAGGGTGGCTTGTTTTTCCTCACAGGGGTGAGAAAAACAAGTCAGGGTGTGAAACAGGACAAATGCAAGAGACCTGGCAAAGTAGAGGAGTCTTCATTAGGGGCACTGGTGGGgccaggggtcaaaaaaggcaagatggcagccacaactgcgtGGTTGACATTCTGCCCCTTTGCAGGCTTTGTTCTCAGTGTTCGTCCTAAACTGGGAGAAAGCTATAGTTTAGAGTAGGAACTTCCTCCATGTTGTCAGGCTTCACCCCAAAAGCAGGTCTGGAACCCCCTTAAAAAAGTTCACAAAAGTTCTGAGAACTGCTAAGAATTTTTTACTAAAGAGttagccataataataataataataataataataataataataataatttattaaatttgtatgccacccaactcccagctaCTCTCAGCAACTGCTTTGTTTCAAGAATGCTTATGCAGagaaacagtacaggtagtcttcgtttagcaaccacaactgggaccggcaactcggtcgttaagcaaagcggttgctaagtgaaaccgcgaaGGTGcatatgatcttccttcagctttcctttgctttacagacctgcaaggtcgtaaatgcgaggattggtggCAAAGTCACTTTTCCGTCACcctcgtaactgcaaatggtcgctaaacaaggcagctgcttaacgaggactacctgtgttccaATCCTGTGTTCCCTACATAATAGGCTGCTTTGTCGTTTCTTAAGCAGGCAGACCTCTTTCCATCTGTCACTTGTTTCTTCTCATGGCCAGATTTGCTGTTGCACTGTTTTCACTGACTGTGAGAACTAGCCGCCATGCAGGTCTCCACGTAATGAGTGAACACCAGCGGTATTCAGAGGGGAGACTTTTTCTCTGCATAAGATGACCGGGAGGCTCTTCGAAGAGGGCTTTAAAGAGGAGCTGATGTTCAAAATGGTTTAATTGGAGAGTGTCTGGCTGTACTGCTTACAGCTCCAGCCGCCAAAGGCACTTCGGTTGTTGGGACTGTCCTTACGTACCTTACAGTGATCCACTCTGGAGGCTGCTAAATGGAAACATCCCTGACCAGGAATGTGAGCTTGCCTGTTAACGAGACGTTGAGCACAGCGCTTTGGATGGCCTGAACGGTTTAGCCACGCTGTGCCATCTAACGAAGCAAGctgcagcttctgccttttaaccAGATTTGTCAGTCAGAAAAGGGGCTGCCAGAGTCCACCTGATCTTTGACTAGGAATGTTGgcagctggttaaaaaaaaaaaaggctccagGCCTTCACACTTGAAGAAAGGATGTAATTCTGAATAGGTGGCTAAGATGGCAGGGCAACCATCTCCCTCCAAGGCCTCTTTTGTCTTCCTCGCTCTCAGCCTGGGTTTACTGGCTTGTCCAGCCCACAATCAAAAGCACACACAGCTGAGGGCAACTTCCCCTGGTCTGAGAAAATCCAGGCTACGCAGGAATTGGAATGGCTGGGGAGTTGTAGGCCCAGCACGTTACAgaggtgtttctcaatcttggcaatgtgaagaggtctggacttcaactcccagaattccccagccagcatgggaattctgggagtcttaagtccacatgtcttagagctgccaaggttaagaaacactgcattagagggaCAGATTAAGGGATGGGCGCACGGAACTCAAAGTTTCATTGCTCCTGTCCCATTGAAGTATCTCCTGAAAGGCCAGCTTGCCTTTCTCACTGCAGGATGCAAAGCCATTACAGTCTGCCAGGAAGCTGTCTGGCTGCCTTGGGGACCTGCAGAGAcgtattttttaaattgcttgatAGATTTATGCCGTTTCTTTATTCAGCTGTGGGATTTTCCCATACCAGGCTGGGCCCAATCTTGCGAGCCACAGGAAAACGAACTTCCAGCCCGCTTGAGTTCATCTGTGCCTTGAGGCACATGGGCTGGGAAACGAAGCTCATCATGCTTCTCTATCTAGTGCCTTCCTGCAAGCACTGTTCAGACCTTATGCTTTGACCTGAATGTGTGCAAATATTTTATTCTCCAGTCTTTCCTCTCCCTAGTTCTCGCTGCAGCTCAGATCCTGCACTTGGAGCAAACGGAGGCTTACGGCCAGATCATCATTAAACCAGGAACAAGTTTCCCTCGCAGCTAGCAAATTCTGCTCCAACTCTGGCATAGCTCATCCACAAGGGGAGCTTTGCCGTTCTGACACTGTGGCCCCCCAAAACAGCTCAGCAGCCCCTTAGTGCGGATTTGGGCTTACCGGGAATAAGCATTTTCCGTTCCAGGTGAAATTTTGGATTACGCCAGCGCGTTTGCGGGTCCTGGTTGTCGTCCCCtcctttttataaataaatctgttgAGTTTTAAATCACGAGCGAAGACTGTCGTTTTGAATTTCCATTAGAGAGTTTTTGAAAAAACATACCTGAGCTTGGCAAAATAATTTTCAGTAACTTGGATTTCCTAAGTCTCCCATCCAGCTGCTAACAAAGCCTGGCCCTGCTTAGGTTTTGTGAGAGCACATGCTAAAACTGTGAGTTTACTACCGGTTGTACATTTCTGTAGACTTCTCTCTTGCACACCAGGCTGTCTATCCACCATCTTTCCAACATAACGCAATTTGGCTGCCTGGAATCACTTTTTATCTGGCAATACTGCCTgctggaagaaggaaaacatttatGCTAGGGGCCTTAACAGATCCCCCGCTAAGGCTTTCGGAGTGTTCACGCTCTTTGCAACATAGAGAAAGTTTGCAGGAAGCCATGTTCGGAGAAACAGGCGTTTAATTTTATTACAAGGTGCTGTATACAGTGTATTTTTTAAGTCTTTTGTTCCAAAAACTGCCAAACCAGACAGTTAAAATCTTAAATACAAAGGACAAGGGCATAGCTGATTTGTGGACTGCTACTCTGTGGCAGGAATCCAGCTGAAAAAACCACATCCCAGCAAAGGCATGTCCTCTGGGTGACTGCTGAAGAAATACAGAACTTTGTGCACACAAATATGACCCCTTGTAAGAAAATGTGGCGGAGTCAAATCCCAGGAAAGCTTCCCCAGGGGGATGAAGGCCAAGCTGGGATCCTCCCAGCTGCTTTGGCAACCAGCAAAAATTAATAGTAGTTGTGAGAACCATAAAAAATCGGCTGCATATTCACAACAGGGCAAAGTGGTGGGTTGGGCACCCGCTAAGAGCAACCGGCTGTTTTGCGTGCACCATGCCAAGGCTGTAAGAGTCTCTGCAAATGGAGCTAATTCGTTCTCTTCCATCATCGTGGGAATGCCCTTTCCCACAAGAACAAGTACGATCAAGCCGGATGTCAACCGCACCATGATTCACGCACCCCGCTCGGCTTTGTTAAGCTTCGGAAGATGCAACCAGAAACAGCGAGGGAGGGTGTGTGGACAGGAGCCCCCAGCCAGATTTAGCAAACCTAAATCCTAATTCCTGAACAGCCAATGAGTTACCTGTTCGGCAGCCCTGACAACCCCCGTTTGGCCAAGGTGCACATCTGAAGCCCCAGATGCTTGAACGAGCAAATTCCCCTTCTGGTAAAAATACCATTCCAGGCAACTGAAG includes:
- the REC8 gene encoding meiotic recombination protein REC8 homolog isoform X1; translation: MFYYPTVLQRHTGCFATIWLAATGAAKLLKREYLKVNVPQTCEEIMAFILVRVPPPVPGAPRPRFSLYLSAQLQYGVILVYNRQCQYLVEEIQHTLDRLSRAHQQIRIDLTDLEQPGLLLPDQLALMEALEEAPDPFFGMMEPLLPSPLSIPHVRDILEAPTPERSPLERSPPSIPPRRAGKPVITVSPEVITLKESEPIRLLKIEGEQDLPEITAGEIDFLVEQEGFLMPGAEKGPLSPEAALRKRRAEEEPVEEAREREPGVSLGLSPPTGIAEETLAVKEMGLLLREETRPSISIPLQPLEITPPAEEPRFPPSPPSPRVSAEVEQRALLSPELRLPDYEPSPQRPSKRRRQLRFIDVVTQISREDFQKQISDPHTQCQPLEMVLLPAKRLKTPAELLGKPTYGWMHPTLHGLWARCANVQQVNYAKQRVAEEEARRAEVPSELEELRAAEEPSGPPVGSSEISLETTDEEPRPSLVITEERILLEPEERILPVVPELPEISFDLPPAKDVITLDYVRSSRCSSDPALGANGGLRPDHH
- the REC8 gene encoding meiotic recombination protein REC8 homolog isoform X2 gives rise to the protein MFYYPTVLQRHTGCFATIWLAATGAAKLLKREYLKVNVPQTCEEIMAFILVRVPPPVPGAPRPRFSLYLSAQLQYGVILVYNRQCQYLVEEIQHTLDRLSRAHQQIRIDLTDLEQPGLLLPDQLALMEALEEAPDPFFGMMEPLLPSPLSIPHVRDILEAPTPERSPLERSPPSIPPRRAGKPVITVSPEVITLKESEPIRLLKIEGEQDLPEITAGEIDFLVEQEGFLMPGAEKGPLSPEAALRKRRAEEEPVEEAREREPGVSLGLSPPTGIAEETLAVKEMGLLLREETRPSISIPLQPLEITPPAEEPRFPPSPPSPRVSAEVEQRALLSPELRLPDYEPSPQRPSKRRRQLRFIDVVTQISREDFQKQISDPHTQCQPLEMVLLPAKRLKTPAELLGKPTYGWMHPTLHGLWARCANVQQVNYAKQRVAEEEARRAEVPSELEELRAAEEPSGPPVGSSEISLETTDEEPRPSLVITEER